In the Gorilla gorilla gorilla isolate KB3781 chromosome 10, NHGRI_mGorGor1-v2.1_pri, whole genome shotgun sequence genome, one interval contains:
- the CAPZA3 gene encoding F-actin-capping protein subunit alpha-3 → MTLSVLSRKDKERVIRRLLLQAPPGEFVNAFDDLCLLIRDEKLMHHQGECAGHQHCQKYSVPLCIDGNPVLLSHHNVMGNYRFFDHQSKLSFKYDLLQNQLKDIQSHGIIQNEAEYLRVVVLCALKLYVNDHYPKGNCNVLRKTVKSKEYLIACIEDHNYETGECWNGLWKSKWIFQVNPFLTQVKGRIFVQAHFFRCVNLHIEISKDLKESLEIVNQAQLALSFARLVEEQENKFQAAVLEELQELSNEVLRKILRRDLPVTRTLIDWHRILSDLNLVMYPKLGYVIYSRSVLCNWII, encoded by the coding sequence ATGACACTTAGCGTGCTGAGCAGGAAGGACAAGGAAAGAGTAATTCGCAGACTGTTATTACAGGCCCCTCCAGGGGAATTTGTAAATGCCTTTGATGATCTCTGTCTGCTTATCCGTGATGAAAAACTTATGCACCATCAAGGTGAGTGTGCAGGCCACCAACACTGCCAAAAATATTCTGTACCACTCTGCATCGATGGAAATCCAGTACTCTTGTCTCACCACAATGTAATGGGCAACTACCGATTTTTTGACCATCAAAGCAAACTTTCTTTCAAATATGACCTGCTTCAAAATCAGCTGAAAGACATCCAAAGTCATGGTATCATTCAGAATGAGGCAGAATACCTGAGAGTTGTTGTTCTGTGCGCCTTAAAACTGTATGTGAATGACCACTATCCAAAAGGAAATTGCAACGTGCTGAGAAAAACTGTCAAAAGTAAGGAGTACTTGATAGCTTGCATTGAAGATCACAACTATGAAACAGGAGAGTGCTGGAACGGACTTTGGAAATCTAAATGGATTTTCCAAGTTAACCCATTTCTAACCCAAGTAAAAGGAAGAATATTTGTGCAAGCTCACTTCTTCAGGTGTGTCAACCTTCATATTGAAATATCCAAGGACCTGAAAGAAAGCTTGGAAATAGTTAACCAAGCTCAACTGGCTCTAAGTTTTGCAAGGCTCGTGGAAGAGCAAGAGAACAAATTTCAAGCTGCAGTCTTGGAAGAATTACAGGAGTTATCCAATGAAGTCCTGAGAAAAATTCTACGAAGGGATCTTCCAGTGACCCGCACTCTTATTGACTGGCACAGGATACTCTCTGACTTGAATCTGGTGATGTATCCTAAATTAGGATATGTCATTTATTCAAGAAGTGTGTTGTGCAACTGGATAATATAA